In Hyphomicrobiales bacterium, a single window of DNA contains:
- a CDS encoding KpsF/GutQ family sugar-phosphate isomerase gives MTATDLPALRRNWQASARAAIATETRGMQALEQALGSNLGEALADAVAVIRKAPGRVIITGMGKSGHIARKIAATLASTGTPALFVHPAEASHGDLGMITAQDVVVMLSNSGESAELRDILVYSRRFKVPLIAMTSRRASTLGREADIVLELPEAKEACPNGLAPTTSTLLQLALGDALAMALLEDKGFSPMDYKNFHPGGKLGAQLKHASDIMHAGERLPLVALGTSMAEAILTMTQKSFGCVGVVDQAGRIVGLVTDGDLRRHMGPRLMDQRVDDVMTRAPKTIGTGMLTGEVLEFLNGARITAVFVVDGNGKPEGLIHIHDLLRIGVS, from the coding sequence ATGACCGCAACAGACCTTCCCGCCCTTCGCCGCAATTGGCAGGCTTCCGCCCGCGCCGCCATCGCAACGGAAACCCGCGGCATGCAGGCGCTCGAACAGGCACTCGGCAGCAACCTCGGCGAGGCATTGGCGGATGCCGTCGCCGTCATCCGCAAGGCGCCGGGCCGCGTCATCATCACCGGCATGGGCAAGAGCGGCCACATCGCCCGCAAGATCGCCGCAACGCTGGCGTCCACCGGCACGCCTGCCCTCTTCGTCCACCCCGCCGAGGCGAGCCATGGCGACCTCGGCATGATTACCGCCCAGGACGTGGTCGTCATGCTCTCCAACTCCGGCGAATCCGCCGAACTGCGGGACATTCTCGTTTACAGCCGCCGCTTCAAGGTCCCGCTCATCGCCATGACGTCGCGCCGCGCCAGCACGCTTGGCCGGGAGGCAGACATCGTGCTGGAACTGCCGGAAGCGAAGGAGGCCTGCCCCAACGGCCTGGCGCCCACCACCTCCACGCTGCTGCAACTGGCGCTGGGTGACGCGCTGGCCATGGCGCTGCTGGAGGACAAGGGCTTCTCGCCCATGGACTACAAGAACTTCCATCCCGGCGGAAAACTGGGCGCGCAATTGAAACACGCCAGCGACATCATGCACGCGGGCGAGCGCCTGCCGCTCGTGGCACTGGGAACATCCATGGCCGAGGCCATCCTCACCATGACGCAGAAATCATTCGGCTGCGTGGGCGTCGTCGATCAGGCGGGAAGGATTGTCGGTCTCGTCACCGATGGCGACTTGCGCCGCCACATGGGCCCGCGTCTCATGGACCAGCGGGTTGACGACGTCATGACCCGCGCGCCGAAGACCATCGGCACGGGAATGCTCACCGGGGAAGTGCTGGAATTCCTCAACGGCGCGCGCATCACCGCGGTCTTCGTTGTGGACGGGAACGGAAAGCCAGAAGGCCTCATCCATATCCACGACCTGTTGCGGATCGGCGTGAGCTGA
- the scpB gene encoding SMC-Scp complex subunit ScpB: MNAQPDDGTDADAEQGAVVTMHPHAERSQHLRILEAILFAATEPVSLEKFKEHLPESADIAGLLDDLRENYANRGVNLVQLAGKYMFRTADDMSFVLRKDVQEQKRLTKAGLETLAIIAYHQPVTRADIEDIRGVAISKGTLDTLLDIGWIKMRGRRKSPGRPVTYGTTENFMQHFGLNEITDLPGLQELKAAGLLEANLPPGFDVPVPKSAEELTADEEPLDGTEQIPLEMHLPDPDAPPAAEAVAPESPAETPDESAT; the protein is encoded by the coding sequence ATGAACGCGCAGCCGGACGACGGCACGGACGCGGACGCGGAGCAGGGAGCCGTGGTGACCATGCATCCTCACGCCGAACGGAGCCAGCATCTGCGCATCCTCGAAGCCATCCTGTTTGCCGCGACCGAGCCGGTGAGCCTGGAGAAGTTCAAGGAGCACCTTCCCGAGAGCGCCGACATTGCGGGTCTTCTGGATGACCTGCGCGAGAACTATGCGAACCGTGGCGTGAATCTTGTGCAGCTGGCAGGCAAGTACATGTTCCGCACTGCCGACGACATGTCCTTCGTTCTGCGCAAGGACGTGCAGGAACAGAAACGCCTGACCAAGGCCGGCCTTGAGACCCTCGCCATCATCGCCTACCACCAGCCGGTGACGCGCGCCGACATCGAGGACATTCGTGGCGTGGCGATTTCCAAGGGCACGCTCGACACGCTGCTTGACATTGGCTGGATCAAGATGCGGGGCCGTCGCAAGTCGCCGGGCCGTCCCGTCACCTACGGCACCACCGAAAACTTCATGCAGCATTTCGGCCTGAACGAAATCACCGACCTGCCGGGCCTGCAGGAACTGAAGGCCGCGGGCCTTCTGGAGGCCAACCTGCCGCCGGGCTTCGATGTGCCTGTGCCGAAGTCGGCGGAGGAACTGACGGCGGATGAAGAGCCGCTGGACGGCACCGAACAGATTCCGCTGGAGATGCACTTGCCGGATCCCGATGCGCCGCCCGCTGCGGAAGCCGTTGCGCCGGAATCGCCTGCCGAAACTCCGGACGAAAGCGCGACCTGA
- a CDS encoding segregation/condensation protein A — MADPAQGWPDGEGALRREALPSEDERLIVDVAGFEGPLDLLLDLARTHKIDLSQISILALADQYIAYMERARAMRLELAADYLVMAAWLTYLKSRLLIPAPPATEGEATPQDMAARLAFRLQRLQAMRERAQSLMDRSQLGIDVFFRGAPEPLVIDRQREYADTLLDLLKAYADRRSKKMVRQTYTVKRQPVWSIKEARETLERLVGAMDEWGTFDTWLERYLATPELRRSVRASSFTASLELAREGVLELRQDDAFKPIYLRRRGAAA; from the coding sequence ATGGCTGATCCGGCGCAGGGCTGGCCCGATGGCGAGGGGGCTTTGCGGCGCGAGGCGCTGCCTTCCGAAGACGAGCGCCTGATTGTCGACGTGGCTGGGTTCGAAGGTCCGCTGGATCTGTTGCTCGACCTTGCGCGCACGCACAAGATCGACCTGTCGCAGATTTCCATCCTGGCGCTCGCCGACCAGTACATCGCCTACATGGAGCGCGCCCGCGCCATGCGGCTGGAGCTTGCCGCGGACTATCTGGTGATGGCGGCGTGGCTGACCTATCTGAAGTCGCGGCTCCTCATTCCCGCACCGCCTGCGACGGAAGGCGAGGCGACACCGCAGGACATGGCGGCGCGCCTGGCGTTCCGCCTGCAGCGCCTGCAGGCCATGCGGGAGCGGGCACAGAGCCTGATGGACCGGAGCCAGCTCGGCATCGATGTCTTCTTCCGCGGCGCGCCAGAGCCTCTGGTGATCGACCGGCAGCGGGAATATGCCGATACACTGCTCGACCTGCTGAAAGCCTATGCGGACCGGCGCTCCAAGAAGATGGTGCGGCAGACATATACGGTGAAGCGCCAACCGGTGTGGAGCATCAAGGAAGCACGCGAGACGCTGGAGCGGCTCGTCGGCGCCATGGATGAATGGGGCACCTTCGACACGTGGCTTGAGCGCTATCTCGCCACACCGGAATTGCGGCGCTCGGTGCGCGCTTCGAGTTTCACGGCCAGCCTGGAACTGGCACGCGAGGGCGTGCTGGAACTCCGCCAGGATGATGCCTTCAAACCCATCTATCTGCGGCGCCGCGGCGCAGCAGCCTAA
- the nagZ gene encoding beta-N-acetylhexosaminidase: MARTPVGAFISGCSGYALSDAETAFFTKANPWGLILFKRNCESPSQIRALTSAFRAAVGRKDAPVFIDQEGGRVQRMGPPVPEWRKYPAAEDYGRLYQSCPLHALRATRLVARLMGADLEAAGITVNCAPVLDLPREDTTPAIASRTFHARPEAALSLARAYMDGLMDGGVLPVIKHIPGHGRAVVDSHYDLPVIKATRSELEAHDFQPFAGLSACPMAMTAHVVLEAIDADHPATQSKRVVRDVIRKQLGYGGLLMTDDLSMKALSGTMTEKVQASLDAGVDMVLHCNGVLAEMEEVAAAAGPLKGKALARAKAALRARRKPLPYDEKVALRDLEAVLKAGVKTTA; encoded by the coding sequence ATGGCGCGTACACCCGTTGGCGCATTCATCAGCGGCTGCTCGGGGTACGCCCTGAGTGATGCCGAAACCGCATTCTTCACGAAGGCCAATCCCTGGGGCCTGATCCTCTTCAAGCGCAATTGTGAATCGCCGTCGCAGATCAGGGCGTTGACGTCGGCCTTCCGTGCCGCAGTAGGCCGCAAGGACGCGCCCGTGTTCATCGATCAGGAAGGCGGCCGCGTGCAGCGCATGGGCCCGCCCGTGCCGGAGTGGCGCAAATATCCGGCGGCCGAGGATTACGGCCGGCTGTATCAATCTTGCCCGCTGCATGCCTTGCGGGCCACGCGTCTCGTGGCGCGGCTGATGGGGGCTGACCTTGAGGCCGCCGGCATTACCGTGAACTGTGCGCCAGTGCTGGACCTGCCGCGGGAAGATACGACACCCGCGATTGCAAGCCGCACCTTCCACGCCCGGCCCGAAGCGGCATTGTCGCTGGCGCGCGCCTACATGGATGGCCTGATGGACGGCGGTGTTCTGCCCGTGATCAAGCACATTCCCGGCCATGGCCGCGCCGTGGTGGACAGTCACTATGATCTCCCCGTGATCAAGGCGACCCGCAGCGAACTGGAGGCCCATGACTTCCAGCCGTTCGCGGGACTTTCCGCCTGTCCCATGGCGATGACGGCGCATGTTGTGCTGGAGGCGATCGACGCCGATCACCCCGCCACGCAGTCAAAGCGCGTGGTGCGCGACGTGATCCGCAAGCAGCTGGGCTACGGCGGGTTGCTGATGACCGACGACCTCTCCATGAAGGCATTGTCCGGGACGATGACGGAGAAGGTGCAGGCCTCGCTCGATGCGGGGGTGGATATGGTTCTGCATTGCAACGGTGTTCTCGCGGAAATGGAAGAGGTTGCGGCTGCTGCTGGGCCTCTCAAGGGCAAGGCTCTGGCGCGGGCCAAGGCCGCTCTCAGGGCGCGGCGCAAGCCTTTGCCCTACGACGAAAAAGTGGCGTTACGCGACCTGGAGGCGGTGCTCAAGGCGGGCGTGAAGACCACGGCCTGA
- a CDS encoding SPOR domain-containing protein, which yields MPPPYRPIDPGARGYSAGGYQPPPAYAPPPPVSNYGNQPRLNMPATPPAGPGFSTENFDSRGRSMRPPPRPAVGGFRAEEYPEHDVFSDTRATRRATAGDYTQAYRDEQAYEEDLPPSRGPLLPLVLLFLLALAAGLGLWWVYQSSQDKTLAGGQGNAPVVQAPAQPAKVTPDPAPQANAPPKKLIYDRIVGDREVLGGDVIQSEEVPAQPGDSTNIQQGADPAAGADGGTPGADTTPASGQEELVPLPLPPPPGDTGAGDQQGALPGDKTSNQAMINPAAGASQAADPSLAATGKSDPGGINSAVKSDSVATDSTAGQSVLPVPPEPGPVPGGTETAADTGSETISEPDPAPAVAPVKKKVMEKKPVKTAEKSLGSKPVVLVPPSRKINSLAEEDVASAETAGGTASMSSNSGGLYDGDAVVAPPAAGTAAAAPVKKKRTIADLFKGEDSADEPVAAPAPIQQQATAPVKITQPTPQPAPQQAPQPAPQQQASTGGSGYVAQLASFANQSDASKEFGRLKAKHGAAFAGLSPIVTQAVVGGSTRYRLAVGVMQSREQASAVCAKLFAAGERDCLVRRQ from the coding sequence ATGCCGCCACCGTACCGCCCGATCGATCCGGGGGCGCGGGGATATTCCGCGGGGGGCTATCAGCCGCCGCCGGCCTATGCGCCGCCGCCTCCCGTCAGCAACTATGGCAACCAGCCGCGCCTCAACATGCCGGCGACGCCGCCCGCCGGTCCTGGCTTCAGCACTGAGAATTTCGATTCGCGCGGGCGCAGCATGCGTCCGCCGCCGCGTCCCGCCGTTGGCGGTTTCCGCGCCGAGGAATATCCTGAACACGATGTGTTTTCCGACACGCGCGCCACGCGCCGTGCCACCGCGGGCGACTACACCCAGGCCTATCGCGACGAACAGGCTTATGAGGAAGACCTGCCGCCGTCACGCGGTCCGCTTCTGCCGCTGGTGTTGCTATTCCTGCTCGCGCTCGCTGCTGGCCTCGGCCTGTGGTGGGTTTACCAGAGCAGCCAGGACAAGACCCTGGCTGGTGGACAGGGCAACGCGCCCGTCGTCCAGGCCCCGGCCCAGCCTGCCAAGGTCACGCCGGATCCGGCTCCGCAGGCCAACGCGCCACCGAAGAAACTGATCTACGACCGTATCGTGGGCGACCGCGAAGTGCTGGGCGGCGATGTCATCCAGTCGGAAGAGGTTCCGGCACAACCGGGTGACAGCACCAACATCCAGCAGGGGGCCGACCCTGCGGCCGGAGCCGACGGCGGAACGCCGGGCGCCGACACCACGCCTGCCTCCGGTCAGGAGGAACTGGTGCCGCTGCCGCTTCCGCCTCCGCCAGGCGACACGGGCGCGGGCGACCAGCAAGGCGCTCTTCCCGGGGACAAGACCTCGAACCAGGCCATGATCAACCCTGCCGCCGGCGCAAGCCAGGCGGCAGACCCGTCTTTGGCGGCTACCGGAAAATCCGATCCTGGGGGAATAAATTCCGCTGTTAAGAGCGATTCTGTGGCGACAGACTCGACTGCGGGTCAATCCGTGCTCCCCGTTCCGCCTGAGCCGGGGCCTGTTCCGGGCGGGACCGAGACGGCGGCGGACACAGGCAGCGAAACCATCAGCGAACCTGATCCCGCGCCAGCCGTTGCGCCGGTGAAGAAGAAGGTCATGGAGAAGAAGCCAGTCAAGACAGCAGAGAAGAGTCTCGGCTCAAAGCCTGTCGTACTCGTTCCGCCGTCCAGGAAAATCAATTCGCTTGCGGAAGAGGATGTGGCCAGCGCCGAGACGGCTGGTGGCACGGCCTCCATGAGCAGCAACAGCGGCGGTTTGTATGATGGAGATGCCGTGGTGGCTCCGCCTGCGGCGGGAACAGCGGCGGCTGCGCCTGTGAAGAAGAAGCGCACCATCGCTGACCTGTTCAAGGGCGAGGACAGCGCCGATGAACCCGTGGCTGCTCCTGCACCCATCCAGCAGCAGGCGACGGCACCTGTGAAGATCACGCAGCCTACGCCACAGCCCGCGCCGCAACAGGCTCCCCAACCCGCACCACAACAGCAGGCTTCCACCGGGGGCAGCGGTTATGTGGCACAGCTTGCCTCGTTTGCGAACCAGTCAGACGCGAGCAAGGAGTTCGGCAGGTTGAAGGCAAAGCATGGTGCCGCCTTTGCGGGATTGTCACCCATCGTCACCCAGGCGGTTGTCGGCGGCAGCACGCGGTACCGTTTGGCAGTTGGCGTCATGCAGAGTCGTGAACAGGCAAGCGCCGTCTGTGCAAAACTCTTCGCCGCTGGCGAGCGGGATTGCCTTGTGCGGCGGCAATAG
- a CDS encoding arginine--tRNA ligase — translation MNLFAHFHGLVEQALNDLAAGGQIPAGLDLSRVVAEPPRDPSHGDVSSNAAMVLAKAANMQPRKLAELLCAKLVAAPDVSAAEIAGPGFINLRLAPSIWPTFLDSVSALKERFGNSTLGQGEKVNVEYVSANPTGPLHVGHCRGAVFGDALAALLAVTGYNVSKEYYINDAGAQVDTLARSAYLRYREALGEDIGEIPAGLYPGDYLKAVGAELAKEFGRTLLDKPEAAWLEPVRAIAIAMMMDLIRDDLAALNIRQEVFFSEKSLHTSGAVDDTLASLEKAGHVYQGRLDKPKGEVPEDWEDREQTLFRATAFGDDVDRPLKKSDGSFTYFASDVAYSRDKISRGFKQLIYILGADHGGYVKRLQAVASAIAGEGKVQVIVRLCQLVKLFRNGEPVRMSKRAGEFVTLRDVVDEVGPDVVRFMMLYRKNEAPLDFDFAKVTEQSKDNPVFYVQYAHARICSVLRNAESEGFGAAEESDVQFDLLTDEAELAVIRRMAAFPRLLEAAALAHEPHRISFYLYDLASDFHALWNKGKEAPHLRFIIPAQRQLTMTRIAFLRAIRYSLANGLNILGVRPVEEM, via the coding sequence ATGAACCTCTTTGCGCACTTTCACGGCCTCGTGGAGCAGGCCCTCAACGACCTTGCAGCCGGCGGGCAGATTCCCGCGGGCCTCGACCTGTCACGCGTGGTCGCCGAGCCGCCGCGTGATCCGTCGCATGGCGATGTGTCTTCCAATGCCGCGATGGTGCTGGCCAAGGCCGCCAACATGCAGCCGCGCAAGCTGGCGGAACTGCTGTGCGCGAAACTTGTTGCGGCACCTGACGTGAGTGCGGCCGAGATCGCCGGGCCGGGTTTCATCAACCTGCGTCTTGCGCCCTCCATCTGGCCGACGTTTCTCGATTCTGTTTCCGCTCTGAAGGAGCGCTTTGGCAACTCGACCCTTGGCCAGGGCGAGAAGGTCAACGTGGAGTATGTTTCCGCCAATCCCACAGGCCCCTTGCATGTGGGGCATTGCCGGGGTGCGGTGTTTGGTGATGCGCTGGCGGCCCTGCTGGCCGTGACGGGCTACAACGTCTCCAAGGAATACTACATCAACGATGCAGGCGCGCAGGTCGATACGTTGGCGCGTTCCGCCTACCTCCGCTACCGCGAGGCGCTGGGCGAGGACATCGGCGAGATTCCGGCGGGCCTTTATCCGGGGGACTATCTCAAGGCCGTCGGTGCTGAGCTGGCGAAAGAGTTCGGCCGCACGCTTCTCGACAAGCCTGAAGCGGCGTGGCTGGAACCCGTACGCGCGATCGCGATCGCCATGATGATGGACCTGATCCGTGATGATCTTGCTGCGTTGAACATCCGGCAGGAGGTGTTCTTCTCGGAAAAATCGCTGCACACCTCGGGTGCCGTCGATGACACGCTGGCAAGCCTCGAAAAGGCCGGGCATGTCTATCAGGGCCGGCTGGACAAGCCGAAGGGCGAAGTGCCGGAAGACTGGGAAGACCGTGAGCAGACGCTGTTCCGCGCCACGGCCTTCGGAGACGATGTCGATCGTCCGCTGAAGAAATCCGACGGCAGCTTCACCTATTTTGCCTCCGACGTGGCCTATAGCCGTGACAAGATTTCGCGCGGCTTCAAGCAGCTGATCTATATCCTCGGTGCCGATCACGGCGGTTATGTGAAACGCCTCCAGGCCGTGGCCTCGGCCATCGCCGGTGAGGGCAAGGTGCAGGTCATCGTGCGGCTGTGCCAACTGGTGAAGTTGTTCCGCAACGGCGAACCGGTGCGCATGTCCAAGCGGGCAGGGGAATTCGTGACGCTGCGCGATGTGGTGGACGAGGTTGGTCCGGACGTCGTGCGCTTCATGATGCTCTACCGCAAGAACGAGGCACCGCTCGATTTCGATTTCGCCAAGGTGACAGAGCAGTCGAAGGACAATCCGGTTTTCTACGTGCAGTACGCCCATGCGCGCATTTGTTCGGTGCTGCGCAATGCCGAATCCGAAGGTTTCGGCGCGGCGGAAGAGAGCGATGTGCAATTCGATCTGTTGACGGACGAAGCCGAGCTTGCGGTGATCCGCCGGATGGCCGCCTTTCCGCGCTTGCTCGAAGCGGCGGCACTGGCCCATGAGCCTCACAGAATATCTTTCTATCTCTATGATTTAGCGAGCGATTTTCATGCCCTTTGGAACAAGGGCAAAGAAGCGCCGCATTTGCGCTTCATTATCCCCGCCCAACGGCAACTGACGATGACTCGGATAGCGTTTCTCCGCGCAATCCGCTATTCTCTTGCCAACGGGCTTAACATTCTCGGCGTAAGACCTGTCGAGGAGATGTAG
- a CDS encoding deoxyguanosinetriphosphate triphosphohydrolase: MSHLQPYACHSTRSRGRLVPEPPAPPRSDFARDRDRIIHSAAFRRLKHKTQVFVYHEGDHYRTRLTHSIEVAQIARAISRALGLDEDLTEALALAHDLGHTPFGHAGERELDALMVEHGGFDHNAQALRIVTRLERRYAAFDGLNLTWETLEGLVKHNGPLTDAEGHALGPYREKGLPPAIIEYAEVHDLGLSQHASAEAQSAAISDDIAYNAHDIDDGLRAGLFKIIDLGDIPLVGEALGQVLKAYPDLEQGRVVHETVRRVISAMVNDVLATSRKSLKRLGPKSPDDIRAAGETLVTFSAQMKENNRILQQFLSHSMYRHDRVMDIMARAQRVIRDLFTAYMNDEKLLPKDWREDAPISDQSRYARQVCDFLAGMTDRFALDQHKRLFDLDPLFR, encoded by the coding sequence ATGAGCCACCTGCAACCCTATGCCTGCCACTCCACCCGGAGCCGTGGCCGCCTGGTGCCGGAACCGCCGGCCCCGCCGCGTTCGGACTTTGCCCGCGACCGTGACCGCATCATCCATTCGGCGGCCTTCCGGCGGCTGAAGCACAAGACGCAGGTGTTCGTGTACCACGAGGGTGACCACTACCGGACGCGCCTCACCCATTCGATTGAAGTTGCGCAGATCGCCCGGGCCATCTCGCGGGCACTGGGCCTGGATGAGGACCTGACGGAGGCGCTCGCCCTGGCCCATGACCTCGGACACACGCCCTTTGGCCATGCTGGCGAACGCGAGCTTGATGCTCTCATGGTGGAGCATGGCGGCTTCGACCACAACGCGCAGGCTCTCCGCATCGTGACGCGGTTGGAGCGGCGCTATGCGGCCTTCGACGGCTTGAACCTGACCTGGGAAACACTGGAAGGACTGGTGAAGCACAACGGTCCTCTGACCGATGCGGAGGGCCATGCGCTCGGTCCGTACCGCGAAAAGGGGTTGCCGCCCGCCATCATCGAATATGCCGAGGTGCATGATCTGGGCCTGTCCCAGCATGCTTCGGCGGAGGCACAATCGGCAGCCATTTCCGACGACATTGCCTACAATGCCCATGACATCGACGATGGTTTGCGGGCGGGATTGTTCAAGATCATCGACCTGGGCGACATCCCGCTGGTGGGGGAGGCGCTGGGGCAGGTGCTGAAGGCCTATCCGGACCTGGAACAGGGGCGGGTGGTCCATGAGACGGTGCGCCGCGTAATCTCCGCCATGGTGAACGACGTTCTCGCCACCAGCCGAAAGAGCCTGAAGCGCCTCGGCCCCAAGAGCCCGGATGATATTCGCGCGGCGGGCGAGACGCTGGTGACATTCAGTGCACAGATGAAGGAGAACAACCGGATCCTGCAGCAGTTCCTTTCGCACTCCATGTACCGGCATGACCGGGTGATGGACATCATGGCGCGAGCCCAGCGGGTGATCCGCGACCTGTTCACCGCCTATATGAACGACGAGAAACTTCTGCCAAAGGACTGGCGTGAGGATGCGCCTATTTCCGACCAGAGCCGGTATGCCCGGCAGGTGTGCGATTTCCTCGCGGGCATGACCGACCGATTTGCGCTGGACCAGCACAAGCGCCTGTTTGACCTCGACCCTCTCTTTCGTTAA
- a CDS encoding iron-sulfur cluster assembly accessory protein: MTVPALTVTPAAAKRILEIAPQHGALRIAVNGGGCSGFQYEFKLDSDRVDDDTAFERDGATVLVDSMSLGFMDGATVDFVDDLMGQSFRVQNPQAKSSCGCGTSFSL; encoded by the coding sequence ATGACCGTACCCGCCCTTACCGTAACTCCGGCCGCCGCAAAACGCATTCTTGAGATTGCACCCCAACACGGCGCACTCCGCATTGCCGTCAATGGCGGCGGCTGCTCAGGGTTCCAATACGAATTCAAGCTCGACTCAGACCGCGTCGATGACGACACGGCCTTCGAACGCGACGGCGCAACCGTGCTGGTGGACAGCATGTCCCTGGGCTTCATGGATGGCGCCACGGTGGATTTCGTGGACGATCTCATGGGCCAATCTTTCCGCGTGCAGAACCCCCAGGCCAAATCCTCCTGCGGCTGCGGCACGAGCTTTTCACTCTAG
- a CDS encoding 6,7-dimethyl-8-ribityllumazine synthase, with amino-acid sequence MSKAKKNKTPVIAIVVSEFNEVVTHGLVRGARGFLAEHQIDVDDAHVFSVPGAFELPLVAEKLGRTGRFDGVIILGCVIKGETAHFEYISLAATHGTMMANLNCGVPIAFGVITTYTAEQAERRAKDDDFNKGREAASACLGSINALRAVAALKKKKK; translated from the coding sequence ATGAGCAAGGCGAAGAAGAACAAGACCCCGGTGATCGCCATTGTGGTCAGCGAATTCAACGAAGTGGTGACACATGGACTGGTGCGGGGGGCGCGCGGGTTTCTGGCGGAACACCAGATCGACGTTGACGATGCCCACGTGTTTTCGGTGCCGGGGGCTTTCGAGTTGCCGCTGGTGGCGGAGAAGCTGGGGCGCACCGGCAGGTTCGATGGTGTCATCATCCTCGGCTGCGTGATCAAGGGCGAGACGGCGCATTTCGAATACATCAGCCTCGCCGCCACCCACGGAACGATGATGGCCAACCTCAACTGTGGCGTTCCGATCGCCTTCGGCGTCATCACCACCTACACGGCGGAACAGGCGGAGCGCCGCGCCAAGGACGATGATTTCAACAAAGGTCGCGAAGCCGCCTCCGCCTGCCTGGGCTCAATCAACGCGCTCCGTGCCGTGGCGGCGCTGAAGAAGAAAAAGAAGTAG
- the ribA gene encoding GTP cyclohydrolase II, which yields MRDTAPATGVIEIARARMPSAYSDGELEMRAYRDTTTGVEHVALVKPVTSGVPLVRIHSECLTGEAFGSLRCDCGPQLQEAIAQVDKSNGGAVIYLRGHEGRGIGLANKIRAYALQDKGMDTVEANLALGFTADGRDFAIAARILETLGMTRVELLSNNPAKAMALQDHGIAIAAVRAILIAPNPHNIKYLAAKRDKFGHALSI from the coding sequence ATGAGAGACACAGCGCCCGCGACGGGCGTCATTGAAATCGCGCGCGCCCGCATGCCGTCGGCCTATTCCGATGGCGAGCTGGAAATGCGCGCCTACCGGGACACCACCACGGGCGTGGAGCATGTGGCGCTGGTGAAGCCGGTCACATCAGGCGTGCCGCTGGTGCGCATTCATTCGGAATGCCTGACGGGCGAAGCATTCGGTTCCTTGCGCTGCGATTGCGGCCCGCAATTGCAGGAGGCGATTGCGCAGGTGGACAAGAGCAACGGTGGAGCGGTGATCTATCTGCGTGGCCATGAAGGCCGGGGCATCGGTCTTGCCAACAAGATCCGCGCCTATGCCTTGCAGGACAAGGGGATGGACACGGTCGAAGCCAATCTCGCCCTGGGCTTTACGGCCGATGGCCGCGACTTCGCCATTGCCGCGCGCATTCTTGAAACGCTCGGCATGACGCGGGTGGAGTTGCTCAGCAACAATCCCGCCAAGGCAATGGCGCTGCAAGACCACGGCATTGCCATTGCGGCGGTGCGCGCCATCCTCATCGCGCCCAATCCTCACAACATCAAATATCTGGCGGCCAAGCGGGACAAATTTGGCCATGCCCTCAGCATCTGA
- a CDS encoding riboflavin synthase has protein sequence MFSGIIEKLATVHSVSEEDGTLVLEIATGFDGLELGESIAVNGVCLTVVRFNSKGSATFFVSRETMARSNLGDLQALGHVNLERAVKLETRLSGHLVQGHVDGLATLESIMPDAEAFKLVFAMSPDLARYCVEKGSIALNGISLTLNSVENDDPAQTRIGITIIPHTWSHTNLSDLSPGDDVNVEVDVIAKYVERLCQPYRPS, from the coding sequence ATGTTTTCGGGAATCATCGAGAAGCTCGCCACCGTGCACTCCGTTTCGGAGGAAGACGGCACGCTGGTGCTGGAAATCGCCACCGGTTTCGACGGGCTGGAACTGGGCGAAAGCATTGCCGTGAACGGCGTGTGCCTTACCGTCGTGCGCTTCAACAGCAAGGGCTCCGCCACCTTCTTCGTGAGCCGCGAGACTATGGCGCGGAGCAACCTCGGTGACTTGCAGGCCCTCGGGCACGTGAACCTTGAACGCGCGGTAAAGCTGGAAACGCGGCTCTCCGGTCACCTGGTGCAGGGTCATGTGGATGGTCTGGCGACACTTGAATCCATCATGCCGGATGCGGAGGCCTTCAAGCTGGTGTTCGCCATGTCGCCTGATCTGGCTCGCTATTGCGTGGAGAAGGGATCGATTGCGCTCAATGGCATCAGCCTCACACTGAACAGCGTGGAGAACGACGATCCGGCGCAGACGCGGATCGGAATCACCATCATTCCCCATACGTGGAGCCATACAAACCTGAGCGACCTTTCGCCCGGCGACGATGTGAATGTCGAGGTCGATGTGATCGCCAAATACGTGGAGAGGTTATGTCAGCCTTATCGTCCCTCATGA